In one Streptomyces sp. T12 genomic region, the following are encoded:
- a CDS encoding acyl-CoA dehydrogenase family protein, with protein MTERIAELAAAYDRSAAFPAESLRIAHEAGLLTATIGERYGGRGRGVEETARILHSLGRLAPSVALITAMTLNSHARQAAQPHWPEELYARVVKESFARPVLVNHARVEPDLGSPARGGLPATRARRTADGWAVSGTKRFVTGAEGLDWFLVWAHTDEPEPRVGTFLVPGGSLGIEITGRWDQLGLRASGSHDMTFHEVEVPCEHVIGLGPYGAAAEQDNRMGAALHVPLAALYLGVARAAQAYFHTFAHARVPANLGHPVARTERFRRAAGEIEVLLAAAEQLVFDGAAKLDADDASYTPEQALGARVLADRHAVRAVELAVRLLGNPGLARGNPLERHFRDIQCAPVHAPQEDVSLLAIGTKALTP; from the coding sequence GTGACCGAGCGCATCGCCGAACTGGCCGCCGCGTACGACCGCTCGGCCGCCTTTCCCGCCGAGTCCCTCCGGATCGCGCACGAGGCGGGACTGCTCACCGCGACGATCGGCGAGCGGTACGGCGGCCGGGGCAGGGGCGTCGAGGAGACGGCCCGGATCCTGCACTCCCTCGGGCGGCTGGCCCCGTCCGTCGCGCTGATCACGGCGATGACGTTGAACTCCCATGCCCGGCAGGCCGCGCAGCCGCACTGGCCCGAGGAGCTGTACGCGCGCGTGGTCAAGGAGTCGTTCGCGCGCCCTGTGCTCGTCAACCACGCGCGCGTGGAGCCCGACTTGGGCTCGCCTGCGCGGGGCGGCCTGCCTGCTACCCGAGCCCGTCGCACGGCCGACGGCTGGGCGGTCAGCGGCACCAAGCGGTTCGTGACCGGCGCCGAGGGGCTGGACTGGTTCCTGGTGTGGGCGCACACCGACGAACCGGAGCCGCGTGTGGGCACCTTCCTGGTGCCCGGCGGCTCCCTGGGCATCGAGATCACGGGCCGCTGGGACCAGTTGGGGCTGCGGGCCAGCGGCAGCCACGACATGACGTTCCACGAGGTGGAGGTCCCGTGCGAGCACGTCATCGGGCTCGGCCCGTACGGTGCGGCCGCCGAACAGGACAACCGGATGGGCGCCGCCCTCCATGTCCCGCTGGCCGCCCTCTACTTGGGCGTGGCCCGAGCCGCACAGGCGTACTTCCACACCTTCGCCCACGCGCGCGTGCCCGCCAACCTCGGCCATCCGGTGGCCCGTACGGAACGCTTCCGGCGGGCGGCCGGGGAGATCGAGGTGCTGCTCGCGGCCGCGGAGCAGCTGGTCTTCGACGGTGCCGCGAAGCTCGACGCCGACGACGCCTCGTACACCCCGGAACAGGCCCTCGGCGCGCGCGTGCTGGCTGACCGGCACGCAGTGCGGGCCGTGGAGCTGGCCGTACGGCTGCTGGGCAATCCCGGGCTGGCCCGCGGCAACCCGCTGGAGCGGCATTTCCGCGACATCCAGTGCGCGCCGGTGCACGCGCCCCAGGAGGACGTCTCCCTGCTCGCGATCGGAACGAAGGCACTCACCCCATGA
- a CDS encoding ABC transporter substrate-binding protein — protein sequence MLFPRTLRSSAAALALLLPFAAACGTEAEAKSASSVSEVTLRVGATGWKVEEAVLKYAGLDDTPYEVKWSQFQGGDQQLQAIRAGALDLASSSEILPVFAAADGSPNFKVVAVQRGATLNQEVVVPKGSKVTDIAGLKGKKVGYVQNTTAHYFLYELLKQAGLKWSDVDAKPLLPNDGLAALNGASIDAFASYGTSIITAHQQGATTVGSGKDILSGNFLWSARDSVLKSQEQKAAAADLIARITKAYAYVRDGHLNGFAQITADATHQPLAQARKDLVDAQAQRPTQARTVGDDAIASQQKVADVFTGLGALKEHLDVKSFWTTDLNADLNADLKKAL from the coding sequence GTGTTGTTCCCCCGCACCCTGCGCTCGTCCGCCGCCGCGCTCGCCCTGCTCCTGCCGTTCGCGGCGGCCTGCGGAACCGAGGCCGAGGCGAAGTCCGCGTCATCGGTGTCCGAGGTCACCTTGAGAGTCGGCGCCACCGGCTGGAAGGTCGAGGAGGCCGTCCTGAAGTACGCCGGCCTCGACGACACCCCGTACGAGGTGAAGTGGAGCCAGTTCCAGGGCGGTGACCAGCAGCTCCAGGCGATCCGGGCGGGGGCGCTGGACCTCGCGTCCTCCAGCGAGATCCTGCCGGTCTTCGCCGCCGCCGACGGCTCACCGAACTTCAAGGTCGTCGCCGTGCAGCGCGGGGCCACCCTCAACCAGGAGGTGGTCGTCCCCAAGGGCTCCAAGGTCACCGACATCGCCGGCCTGAAGGGCAAGAAGGTCGGCTACGTGCAGAACACCACCGCCCACTACTTCCTCTACGAGTTGCTGAAGCAGGCGGGCCTGAAGTGGTCCGACGTCGACGCCAAGCCGCTCCTGCCGAACGACGGCCTTGCCGCCCTCAACGGCGCCAGCATCGACGCCTTCGCCTCGTACGGCACGTCGATCATCACCGCCCACCAGCAGGGCGCGACCACGGTCGGCTCGGGCAAGGACATCCTGTCCGGCAACTTCCTGTGGTCGGCGCGGGACAGCGTGCTCAAGAGCCAGGAGCAGAAGGCGGCCGCGGCCGACCTCATCGCCCGGATCACGAAGGCCTACGCGTACGTCCGCGACGGTCACCTCAACGGCTTCGCCCAGATCACCGCCGACGCCACCCACCAGCCCCTCGCCCAGGCCAGGAAGGACCTCGTCGACGCCCAGGCGCAACGCCCGACACAGGCCCGCACGGTCGGCGACGACGCCATCGCCTCGCAGCAGAAGGTGGCCGACGTGTTCACCGGACTCGGGGCGCTGAAGGAGCACTTGGACGTGAAGTCGTTCTGGACCACCGACCTCAACGCCGACCTGAACGCCGACCTGAAGAAGGCCCTGTGA